The proteins below are encoded in one region of Bacteroidota bacterium:
- a CDS encoding alpha-N-acetylglucosaminidase C-terminal domain-containing protein yields the protein MNTVEFQKEIKNWEWNWVNSQKDYPVKPSGDCIKTVQALYKKYRKIV from the coding sequence ATGAATACTGTTGAATTTCAAAAAGAAATAAAGAACTGGGAATGGAACTGGGTAAACAGTCAAAAAGATTATCCTGTAAAACCATCCGGCGATTGCATAAAAACGGTGCAAGCATTATATAAAAAATACAGGAAAATTGTATAG